CGTGTCTCCTCACCTGTTTTTGGTGCAACGAGCAGTGCAACGCCGGCACCGACAATTGCACCGAGGAAGAATGTAAGAAGAATAGACCCGGCACTGTATCCGCTATCCTGTTGTCCCATGTGTTACCTCCTTCTTTTATTGAATGTGTTTGCCTCTGGCAAAAAGGTTTTTTACAAGATACTCGATCCCGGCTTTGATCCCGGCCTTCAATGCCGGCGCTTCTGTGGCAGAGATAGAAGCCAGCTTACTAACGTTCGTGCTTATCAGTCTCACGTTATCACCAATCTCTCTTACCGATCCGGTCAGGTTCTTGATGTCGTCGGTTACTATGCCCACGTTATCAGTGATCTTGCGCGTGCTCCTGAGGGTTAATTGCAGCTCTTCAAGGGTCGGCTTAAGAGTTTCCTCGGTCGTGACCATGAACGCCTTCAACGACTTTATCGTC
This window of the Syntrophorhabdaceae bacterium genome carries:
- a CDS encoding DUF948 domain-containing protein gives rise to the protein MNTVLLVVLTLAIIVVGGYAVYLIIDLRMTIKSLKAFMVTTEETLKPTLEELQLTLRSTRKITDNVGIVTDDIKNLTGSVREIGDNVRLISTNVSKLASISATEAPALKAGIKAGIEYLVKNLFARGKHIQ